Genomic DNA from Pseudomonas fluorescens:
CATCCTGGCCTCCTGAAACGGCTTTCTGCGGCTCGCAACGTCAAAGCTATGACGTCAATCGAAAGGCGGATTATCGGGTAAAACAGCCCTGTCGTACCAGCACACTCTGTGATCCATCTCGAAATACGGCGCAATAAGTGACCTGGGAAATAAGGAAATGTTGCGAGGACGCGACCAAATGCAGGTTTCGACACCCTATAATCAGGCCACTTTGTTTGTGGAGCCCGTTATGCCGAATCTACGCCTCGCCGATCTGACCGCCGAAATCGAAGCCAACGTGCGCCGTGCGTTGCTTGAAGACATCGGCAGCGGCGACATCACCGCGCAACTGATCCCCGCCGAACGCCTGGCCAAGGCCACCATCATCACCCGTGACGCGGCAATCATCAGTGGCACGGCCTGGGTCGATGCCGTGTTCCGGCAACTGGACCCGCGTGTCGCGGTACATTGGCAAGTGCACGACGGCGACCGGGTCAACCCCGATCAAGTGCTGTTCCACCTGGAAGGCCCGGCCCGCTCGCTGCTGACCGGCGAACGCAGCGCGCTGAACTTCCTGCAAATGCTTTCCGGCGTTGCCACGCGGGCCCGTTACCTGGCCGACTTTGTCGCCGGCACGCAGGTCAAGCTGCTGGACACCCGCAAGACTCTGCCCGGCCTGCGCCTGGCCCAGAAGTATGCGGTCACCTGCGGTGGCTGCCATAACCACCGCATCGGCCTGTACGATGCGTTCCTGATCAAGGAAAACCACATCGCTGCCTGCGGCGGGATCGCCCAGGCCATCGCTGCCGCCCACAAGATCGCACCGGGCAAACCGGTGGAAGTCGAAGTGGAAAGCCTGGCGGAATTGAAAGAAGCGCTTGCGGCCGACGCCGACATCATCATGCTCGACGAACTGAGCCTGGACGACATGCGTGAAGCCGTACGCCTCAATGGCGGCAAGGCGAAGCTGGAGGCCAGCGGCGGGATCAACGAAAGCACGTTGCGCCCGATTGCCGAGACCGGGGTGGACTACA
This window encodes:
- the nadC gene encoding carboxylating nicotinate-nucleotide diphosphorylase, which translates into the protein MPNLRLADLTAEIEANVRRALLEDIGSGDITAQLIPAERLAKATIITRDAAIISGTAWVDAVFRQLDPRVAVHWQVHDGDRVNPDQVLFHLEGPARSLLTGERSALNFLQMLSGVATRARYLADFVAGTQVKLLDTRKTLPGLRLAQKYAVTCGGCHNHRIGLYDAFLIKENHIAACGGIAQAIAAAHKIAPGKPVEVEVESLAELKEALAADADIIMLDELSLDDMREAVRLNGGKAKLEASGGINESTLRPIAETGVDYISIGAMTKDVKAVDLSMRLSI